TCGACCCGGCGATCGCGGAGCGCGTGCGCCGTGCGGTCGAGCTGCTCCAGTACCGGCCGAGCGAGACGGCGCGGAGTCTGTCGCTCGGGCGCACCAACACCGTTGCGGTGCTCGTGCCGGATCTGGCCAACCCGATGTTCCAGTCGATCCTGCGCGGGGTCACGCGCGCTGCTGCCGAGGACGGCTTCCGCGTGCTCGTCGGGGACACCCAGGAGACCCCTGACGCGGAGCGGGATGCCGCGATCCAGGCGCGCCGGCGGTGCGACGCGCTCGTCCTGTGCGCGCCGCGCATGGGTGAGACCGATCTCGAGGCCGTGCTGGCTGCGGCATCCCCCGTCGCCGTGGTGAACCGCGGCATCGAAGCCGGGGCCGTGCCGCAGGTGTCGATGGATTACGAACAGGCCATCGGACTGCTCGTCGAGCATCTCGTCGGCCTCGGACACCGGCACCTGGTGTACGCGGGCGGCCCACCCACGAGCGCATCGAACCGGCTGCGCGGTCTCGGGCTGGACGCGGCGCTCGCGCGTCGGCCGGATCTGCGGATCGACCGCGTGAGTGTGGGCTCGACCCTCGAGGACGGGTTCGCGAGCGCAGCGCAGGTGCTCGGAACCGGAGCATCCGCCGTTCTCGCCTTCAACGACCTGGTCGCGCTGGGTCTGCTGTCCCGCCTGCGGGAGCTCGATGTGGCGGTGCCCGAGCGGCTGTCGGTCGTCGGCGTGGACGACATCCCGTTCGCGCGGTTCAGCACGCCGGCGCTGACGACCGTGCACGTGCCGCAGGAGGCGCTGGGGGTGCAGGCGTGGCGACAGCTGCACCAGGTCATGCGCGGTGACGGTGCTCCGGGTCCGCTCTGGCTCGAGGGCAGCCTCGAGGTGCGCGCAAGCACGGGCCCAGTTCCGGCCTGACGGTCAATCCGCGGATCGTCCGGACTCGCCGAATTCGGCGATCTTGGCGAACATGTCCTCGAGCAGGAAGCGCACGTCCATCTGCTCGACCACGCGCACCTCACCGCCCTCCTCGGCCGCTTCGTACCGTCCATCGGCGGTGAAGCGCACGGGCGGTTGGATCCGCATATTGCCCGAGAACGGTTCGATCATCAGCGCGATGGCTGGGGAATCGCCAAGCGACCGCGATTCGATCGGGACGGGGTTGTGCGCCGTGTTGAAGTCGACGACGCCCTGGGCGAGGTACGGGCCGATCGCGCCGTGCGGCTCCACGCGACGTCGCAGCTCGGCATAGCCCACGTTGACCAGACGATAGACGTTCGACGGGACCTGCCAGATCGTCAGGCCCGACGCGAACACGACGTTGGCGGAGGCGATGTCGTTGCGCAGATTGAACTCCGGCCAGGTGCCGGCGAACTCGATGTCGCCGTATGGCGCCCCGCCGATCCAGATCACGGTCGTGTCGGTGTCGGCGATGTCAGGGGCGAGCAGCAGCGCACTGGCCATGTCGGTCAGCGGCCCGAGGAAGGCGATGAACAGCGGCCCGGCGTCGGGCCTGCGAGCCTCATCGATGATCAGGCGAGCGCCCGGGCTGTCCACCGGCTCCGTCTCGGACGGCAGCGCCGCGGGCGCTCCGTCGGCGACGGTGACCACACCCGTCATGTCCATGAGCTCGAGGATGCGGTTCAGCTCGTCACGCGAGGCGCGCATCGACTCGTTCGTGCGCTTCGTGCCGAAGTGCGCGGGGATGATGCCGCGGATATCGAGTGTGGGCGAGAGCAGGGCGTGGACGAGAGCGAACTGGTCGTCGGCTTCGTTGGCCACGTCGGAGTCGATGAGGACGCGGCGTCGGCGGGGATCGTTGATGAGCATCGTCTCGAGCCTTCCACGGTTCGTCGTCGTTCAAGTAGAGTGCAATCACATTCATATCAGAATGGATATGCACTCATGCATCAGCCCGTGTTCGACGACATCACCGTCGGAACCTCGCCGCTCGGCCGCGACACGCGGCCCGGATCCCCCGAAGAGGCGGACGCCGTCGCCACGGCGATCGCACTGCTCACCGGCCCGTTCGCCCGCGTCGACACCTCGAACGCATACGCCGACGGACGCTCGGAGGAGGTGCTGGGAACGGCGCTCGCCGCTGTCCGTGAGCGTGGTGAACGGACCACGGCCGAGATCGTGACCAAGGTCGACGCCGACCCGCGAACCGGCGCATTCGATCGCGATCGCGTGCTGCGCTCGTACGAGGAGAGCCTCGCGCGCCTCGGACTGGAGCGGATCGGCACACTGCACCTGCACGACCCCTACTCGGTGACGACCGACCAGGCGTTCGGGCCCGGCGGGGCGGTTGAGGGGCTGCGGGAGCTTCGAGACGCCGGCGCGGTGGACGCGATCGGGATCGCGGCCGGTCCGGTGCCGCTGATGCGCGAATATGTCGCGACCGGAATGTTCGACGCGCTCCTGACCCACAACCGTTTCACGCTCGTCGACCGCTCCGCGAGCGTCCTGCTCGAGGATGCGCGACGACGCGGGATGCGCACGTACAACGCGGCGCCGTTCGGCGCCGGCATCCTCGCCTCCGGCGCCACGCCGGGCGCGACCTACGGCTACCGCCCCGCCGGAGCCGCGTTGACCGAGTGGGTCGAGCGCGCCGAGCGAGCCTGCGCGGCGCACGGCATCTCGCTGCGAGCCGCTGCGCTGCACTTCTCGCTGCGCTCGCCGCTGGTCGATTCGACCGTCGTAGGAGTCTCCTCGCCGGAACGGCTGGAGCAGCTGGTCGCACTGCGCGATGTCGTCGTCCCCGACGAGCTCTGGGTCGAGCTGGAGGGGCTCGGCACCGCCCCCAGTCCGCTGTCGGACGGGGAGGATGCCGCGTGAGCGAGCGCTACTGGGAGAGCACGCAACCGGGCGCCGGGCGGCGCGCTGCGCGCTCCGACACCCGAAGCGACGCCCGTGTGCAGAGCCTCGGCGGCATGTGGAAGTTCCGACTGTCGCCGACGGCGGACGGCACTGGGGCCGACTTCGTCGGCGACGGGTTCGATGACGGGTCGTGGGACGACATGCCGGTCCCGTCCCACTGGGTGCTCGAAGCGTTCACGCCGCTGAGCGGCGGACCCGCGCGATCGATGCGCGGCACGGCGGAAGGGCCGCTGTACACGAACACGGCGTATCCGATCCCGCTGGATCCACCGCGCGTGCCGACCGAGAACCCCACCGGCGACTACCGGCTGGTCTTCGACGTGCCGGCCGGGTGGGGCGACGCGGTCCTGCGCTTCCAGGGCGTCGATTCGTGCGCCAAGGTCTGGCTGAACGGACAGGAGCTGGGCTGGTCGAGCGGCAGCAGGCTGCCGTTCGAGTTCGATGCGCCGGTCGTTCCCGGGCGCAACGTGCTGGCGGTCCGGGTCCACCGGTGGTCGAGTGGGACCTACCTCGAAGACCAGGACATGTGGTGGCTCCCCGGTATCTTCCGAGATGTCGAGCTGCTGGAGCGGCCGGCCGGAGCGATCGACGACAACTTCGTGCACGCCGACTACGACCACCTCACCGGGACCGGGACACTGCGGGTGGACGCCTCGATCGATGCGGTCGTCGAGATCGCCGAGCTCGGCATCCGCATCCCTGCCGGCGAGACGGCGTCGGTACCCGTGGAGCCGTGGAGCGCCGACGTCCCGCGCCTGTACCGCGGCACGCTGGCCTCGGCCGGCGAGGTGGTCGAGCTCGCCGTGGGCTTCCGGCGCATCGAGATCGTCGACGGCGTGTTCACGGTGAACGGGCGGCCGGTGACCATGCACGGCATGAACCGGCACGAGCACCATCCCGACACGGGCCGCACGCTGGATCGCGAGACGATGGTGCGCGACATCGTGATGATGAAGCGGGCGAACATCGACGCCGTGCGGACGAGCCACTATCCGCCGCATCCGGAGTTCCTGCGGCTGTGCGACGAGTACGGCCTGTGGGTGGTGCTGGAATGCGACCTCGAGACGCACGGGTTCATCTACGCCGGGTGGGAGGGCAACCCACCGGCCGACCCGCGCTGGCGCGCCGCGCTGCTGGACCGGCTGCACCGCACCGTCGAGCGCGACAAGAACCACCCCAGCATCGTGATCTGGTCCCTCGCGAACGAGAGCTGGGTCGGCGACGGCATCACCGAGATGCGCGCCTGGCTCGAGGAACGCGACCCGTCGCGCCCCGTGCTGTACGAGCGCGACCCGCGATACCGCGACTCGGACTTCTACTCGGTGATGTATCCGTCGCTGGAGCTCCTCGAGCAGATCGGTCGCCGCGAGGAGCCCCGGGGCGGACGACTCGGGATGCACGGCCTCGTGTTCGACGACGACGACGAGGACGAGACCGAGTCTGCGGGCGCGGACGCGGTCATCGACGCCGATGACGCGCGACGTCGCAGCCTGCCGTTCCTGCTCGTCGAGTACGCGCACGCCATGGGCAACGGTCCTGGTTCGCTGCAGGACTACCAGCGGATCATCGACGCGCATGAGCGGCTGTGCGGCGGGTTCATCTGGGAGTGGATCGACCACGGCTTCTCCGCAGTCACGGACGACGGCGTGCCGTACATCCTGCACGGCGACGACGTCGAATCCGAGCCGAAGGGCGGGCGCTTCAGCCTCCACGGCGTCGTGTTCAGCGACCGCACGCCCACCCCCGCGCTGACCGAGATCGCGAAGGCCTACGCGCCGCTTCGGATCGAGATCGCCGACGCGATCGAGATCGTCAACGGCCGCCACAGCGCCGACACCTCCGACCTCGTCTTCCGCTGGACCATCGAGGTGGACGGCCTGCCCGCTGACGAGGGGATGCTCGAGCTGGCCCCGCTCGCCGCGGGGCATCGGACGAGCCTCGATCTGCCCGCTGCGGCATCCGCTCCTGGCTCCGGCCCCGCCGTGCTGACGGTCGAGGCGGTGCTCGCGGCCGGCACGCTGTGGGCGCCCGCCGGTCACGTCGTGGCATGGGGTCAGGCGCTGCTCGCGGAGCCCGAGCCCAGGCCCGGGCGCCCGCCCGTGCCGGAGCCGGATTCCGTCGAGACCCGGGCTTCTGCCCGAGACGCGGGTGCACGCGACCAGTCTCGGCGCGACGGCCGGCTCTCGAGCCTCGGCGGCGCGATCGTCGTCGGGGACGCAGCGTTCGACGCGGCGACCGGGCGCCTCCATCGACTCGGCGGTCTCGAGCTCGACGGCCCATGGATCGACGTGCACCGCGCACCCACCGAGAACGATCACGGGCAGGGCTCGCTGAACGACCTCGCATCGGTCTGGCGCGGAACGGGTATGGATCGGATGCTGCATCGCACCGACTCCGTCGAGCACGGCGACGGCTGGCTGCGCTCGAGCGGACGCACCGCACCGACGACCCACCCGCACGGCGTGACGTGGTCGATGCTCTGGCGCGCCGACGGCGCCGGAGTCGTGCTGGATGTCGAGGTCGACTTCACCGGACCCTGGGCCGACACGCCCTACCTGCACCGCGACATCTGGGTGCCTCGGGTCGGTCTGCTGCTCTCGCTTCCGGGTGGGTTCGATCGGGTCGAGTGGTTCGGGCGCGGACCGGGTGAGACCTACGTCGACTCGTACGAGGGATCACGGATCGGCCGGTTCGCCCGGACGATCGACGAGCTGCAGACGCCGTACCCGGTGCCGCAGGAGAACGGCAACCACGTGCAGACGCGGTGGTTGTCGCTCTCCGGCGAGGGGATGCCGGGGCTGCGGGTGGACGGCCGACCGCAGTTCGACTTCACCGCACGCCGATGGACCTCCCTCGACCTGCAGCGCGCGGCCAAGCCGCACGAGCTGCGCGACTCGGGCCGGGTGTGGCTGAACCTCGACTCCGCCCAGCAGGGCGTCGGCTCGGCATCGGTCGGCCCGGCGCTGCCGGAGCGGTACCGCCTCCCGCGGGAGCACACCGCGTGGTCGCTTCGTATGCAGGTCGACCCGCGCTGACCGCAC
This portion of the Microbacterium pygmaeum genome encodes:
- a CDS encoding nucleoside hydrolase, which encodes MLINDPRRRRVLIDSDVANEADDQFALVHALLSPTLDIRGIIPAHFGTKRTNESMRASRDELNRILELMDMTGVVTVADGAPAALPSETEPVDSPGARLIIDEARRPDAGPLFIAFLGPLTDMASALLLAPDIADTDTTVIWIGGAPYGDIEFAGTWPEFNLRNDIASANVVFASGLTIWQVPSNVYRLVNVGYAELRRRVEPHGAIGPYLAQGVVDFNTAHNPVPIESRSLGDSPAIALMIEPFSGNMRIQPPVRFTADGRYEAAEEGGEVRVVEQMDVRFLLEDMFAKIAEFGESGRSAD
- a CDS encoding aldo/keto reductase — protein: MHQPVFDDITVGTSPLGRDTRPGSPEEADAVATAIALLTGPFARVDTSNAYADGRSEEVLGTALAAVRERGERTTAEIVTKVDADPRTGAFDRDRVLRSYEESLARLGLERIGTLHLHDPYSVTTDQAFGPGGAVEGLRELRDAGAVDAIGIAAGPVPLMREYVATGMFDALLTHNRFTLVDRSASVLLEDARRRGMRTYNAAPFGAGILASGATPGATYGYRPAGAALTEWVERAERACAAHGISLRAAALHFSLRSPLVDSTVVGVSSPERLEQLVALRDVVVPDELWVELEGLGTAPSPLSDGEDAA
- a CDS encoding LacI family DNA-binding transcriptional regulator gives rise to the protein MVSGDAGRPVTIDDVATQAQVSRATVSRVMNGLATVDPAIAERVRRAVELLQYRPSETARSLSLGRTNTVAVLVPDLANPMFQSILRGVTRAAAEDGFRVLVGDTQETPDAERDAAIQARRRCDALVLCAPRMGETDLEAVLAAASPVAVVNRGIEAGAVPQVSMDYEQAIGLLVEHLVGLGHRHLVYAGGPPTSASNRLRGLGLDAALARRPDLRIDRVSVGSTLEDGFASAAQVLGTGASAVLAFNDLVALGLLSRLRELDVAVPERLSVVGVDDIPFARFSTPALTTVHVPQEALGVQAWRQLHQVMRGDGAPGPLWLEGSLEVRASTGPVPA
- a CDS encoding glycoside hydrolase family 2 TIM barrel-domain containing protein: MSERYWESTQPGAGRRAARSDTRSDARVQSLGGMWKFRLSPTADGTGADFVGDGFDDGSWDDMPVPSHWVLEAFTPLSGGPARSMRGTAEGPLYTNTAYPIPLDPPRVPTENPTGDYRLVFDVPAGWGDAVLRFQGVDSCAKVWLNGQELGWSSGSRLPFEFDAPVVPGRNVLAVRVHRWSSGTYLEDQDMWWLPGIFRDVELLERPAGAIDDNFVHADYDHLTGTGTLRVDASIDAVVEIAELGIRIPAGETASVPVEPWSADVPRLYRGTLASAGEVVELAVGFRRIEIVDGVFTVNGRPVTMHGMNRHEHHPDTGRTLDRETMVRDIVMMKRANIDAVRTSHYPPHPEFLRLCDEYGLWVVLECDLETHGFIYAGWEGNPPADPRWRAALLDRLHRTVERDKNHPSIVIWSLANESWVGDGITEMRAWLEERDPSRPVLYERDPRYRDSDFYSVMYPSLELLEQIGRREEPRGGRLGMHGLVFDDDDEDETESAGADAVIDADDARRRSLPFLLVEYAHAMGNGPGSLQDYQRIIDAHERLCGGFIWEWIDHGFSAVTDDGVPYILHGDDVESEPKGGRFSLHGVVFSDRTPTPALTEIAKAYAPLRIEIADAIEIVNGRHSADTSDLVFRWTIEVDGLPADEGMLELAPLAAGHRTSLDLPAAASAPGSGPAVLTVEAVLAAGTLWAPAGHVVAWGQALLAEPEPRPGRPPVPEPDSVETRASARDAGARDQSRRDGRLSSLGGAIVVGDAAFDAATGRLHRLGGLELDGPWIDVHRAPTENDHGQGSLNDLASVWRGTGMDRMLHRTDSVEHGDGWLRSSGRTAPTTHPHGVTWSMLWRADGAGVVLDVEVDFTGPWADTPYLHRDIWVPRVGLLLSLPGGFDRVEWFGRGPGETYVDSYEGSRIGRFARTIDELQTPYPVPQENGNHVQTRWLSLSGEGMPGLRVDGRPQFDFTARRWTSLDLQRAAKPHELRDSGRVWLNLDSAQQGVGSASVGPALPERYRLPREHTAWSLRMQVDPR